The genomic region CTACTGGTAAGACGCAGTCTAGGACATGGTGATGACCATTGCAGCAGGCTGCACAAATTACGACCGCAGTATTGTCCGTGGAATTATGAAACTTGTTAATAACGAGGAGGTCTCATCACCCACACGATTATCATTATGCCAATAATTAATACAGCCGCACTCAAATAAGCTAAGACCGTAACGATGTAAGTTAAGATTAACTGAATAGGTTCTGGTATAAGGGAAAAGAGCCATGCAAGGAGAAGTATAAGTGGGTCTATAAGCAGTATTGTAGTGATTTGAAAAGCTATCAGAAGTGCGATTACCAATCTTCGTACTTGCCTCACGTCACGTACCAACGTATCTGTTAGGGCTTCGCTGCTGATACGCTCATCAACCACGTCGATCTGCTCAAACAAGTGGGCAATCTTTTGGCGCATTTGCTCCAGTTCTTCTATTGATTTCGAGGGATTGTCCATCCCCCTTAACAGTTCCGTCCTGATACTTGTACTCTTGGCATCTAAGAGCGTGTTTAACAATTAAGTTTTGCCTGTTGACCGTTATGACTGGTGCGCGCCAATCGACGCATCATGAGCTGAATGGAGGCTAAATAGACCCAATATTCGCTCACCTCGGTGTAGACATCGTATTCCTTACTCAGCAGCCGCGAGCGGTTGAACCAGCCAAAGGTGCGCTCCACTTTCCAGCGTTGCGGCAGCACGTGGAAGCCGGGCTCTGGTCGACGGGCGACAATCTCGACGACGCAGCGCAAAGTGTGGGCAAACCACGCAATCATCGTCTGGCGATAGCTTTGATCTGCCCAGACGAGTTGTAACCGGGGAACGCGCCCGCGTAATTTGGCTCCGACATCCAGCGCGCCTTCGGTATCCGAGAGCGAGGCCGCATGGACCACGACGACCAACAGGAGACCCAAGGTATCAACCGCGATGTGCCGTTTGCGTCCCGTTACTTTTTTTTCCGCCATCGTAGCCGCGTTCGCCGCCGACTTCGGTGGTTTTGAGACTTTGACTATCGATGATGGCGGCACTCGGTTCCGGATCACGTCCTTCTCGCCGCCGGACTTCCTGCCGCAAGGCGGTGTTGATGCGCTCCCACGTGCCATCATCACCCCACTGGCGGAAGTAATAGTAGACCGTCGACCAGGGCGGAAAGTCGCTGGGCAACATGCGCCACTGGCAGCCGGTGCGCAAGCGATACCAGAGCGCGTCCACTACCGCCCGCATATCAACGGTACGCGGTGCGCCAGGACCAGTCGGCGGTGCCAGGTACGGGGCAATGAGTTGCCATTCGGCATCAGTCATATCGGTGGGATAGCGTCGCGTCCGACGTGCTGGTTGGTCGATGAGTTTTTTCGCTGGCATGGCTATAGTGTACCGACCGAAGCATTAATTGTTAAACACGCTCTAAGATACTTCTCTGTAATTCATCTATCTGGCTCTTTAATTCAGTTTCCAGTGCTGTCTTCTCAGCATTGAGCTTCTGGAGAATCTGTTCACGTTGTTGCAGTTCTTGGCGTCGCTTTCGATCTCGTTGAGTAGCACTAATCCCGCCTAGTAGTAACGTTATGTGGGATGCAAACAGAAACGATGCAACAATGTGAACAACGAGTCTCTCAACTACTTGGTTGTTCCAAAAGCCAATCCTATCAGGGATGGACAATGGCTCTATCCAGAACCATATGCCCCCATATGTAAGAACAAACAATGAGAGGTAAACTGTAAAAAGTGCCCACCATTTTTCACTTATTAGGGCAATCCATGACCTGATATTTTGCATGAATTCCTCCATCCCAGGCAGTATAACGAATCTCGTAAAACCTAGATGATGTGGAATAAGACCTGGTGTCAAGAAGGACATTCTAATGCCATCTAGTTAGGTTGGAGGAGGGGATAAACGTTGAGTCGTCTGGTAGTCAATTACTTGGTTGACAATCGAATATACTGACCCTGCATAAAGCGTATAATGGTCTGTGACTTCTTGTAGCAATATATTATTGGACTTGTGAGCTGCTCTTCCACCAAGCTCCCGTATCGAATGAAAGGCAGCACGTAGTTGATACCTTACCGACTTGTCAAGTTGACTTGGTATTAATCCCGAAGATGACTCCAGCTTTTGAAATGCTACCTCTGCACGCTGCTGGAGATTGGTCGATGCTTTCCGTATCTTTTCCATAAACGAACTACGCTCTTGATCTGTTGGTATTGCCAGCTTTGTTGAATCAATAAGTTTGTCCAGGCTGTGTTCTGCTGCTAATCGCAATAAGATTGCGGCAGCGCGCGCTAACTGGTTTCGTAAGCAAGTAATGCCTTCAGAAAGGTACGCTTGCAGTTCATCGTCGGGTTCAGACACTTGTCTCAATATACCTAGATACTGATTCGAGAAAAAAGGAAGAGGAGATGCCTCGGTAATAAAGCGAGATCCGTACTCCGTGAGAACTATTCTGTCAGACCTCACATCGAAAACGAAGTCGTAGTTAATTCCTTGATTTTTTGGTGTAAACTGTAGTAGGGTGAGTACACCGAGTCGAGTAAGATCTAGTATTTCCTCAAGAATAATAGTCTTAACTTGTAGAGGAAAATAAGCATTGAAAGTCGTCATTGTTGAACTGTTATTAACAGCAACATTTTCAGTTCTAGCTTTACCAGATGATATTAGTTTGTTGTAAATCATGTCAATAATAGTATTGATTGATATTCCCACCTGTTTTGTCTGGTTAAACCATTCGTGTGTACCAACAATATATGCCCCTGTATATTCTATAGGCTGGGGAAGACTGAGAGACGCTCGATTCTCGCGTACATAATTTATTACTTCATCACGAATAAGATCGCGAGAAATTGTAATCCTAGTAAAGTGCATAGTCATTATGAATACCTCGTTTATAAAGTTACTCTAAAATAATGTTGCCAATATAATGGAACGAATCAGGTAAATTAGAGCTATTTGCTCACACCAGCAAAAGTAGAACCAACAATAGATAAAAGCTAGTTAGTAAAGCTACCTAATAAAAGTTCCTCATCAATTTTTACAGGCTTCAAATACTCTGGATTCAATAGAAGAATCTTAAGAGCCATTCGCAATAGCTCAACTGCAACCTTAACAGTTGAAATCTTCTTGTTATCTCTAAATGTAAACTCTCTCTTCTTAGTTGCCTTAGAGCTTCCATGCACAATAGCTGAACGATACGCGTAAATATGCTTAACAATCTGGTATATCTCAAGGGGAGTAAACTCTTGATCTGGTAATAGCCTTGATATAGCAGCCATTCTTAATGCAAGTTTATGTGTCATCTCTTGGCGCTCGTCATCAGATAGAAGTGTTTCCATAGCTATGGTCGCATCCAATATAGAATCCTCTTCGTTGTCACGAGACAGGCACATATTTAACCTTCGAGCTGCAATGCCAACCTCATTAACGTTCATGTTCAAGAGCTTGGAAAAAATGTTTCCTATCTCTATAGCTTGTTGATAGGTAACAATAGGTAAAGTGCTTCTCCAGTGGCCTTCATCAAACCATTTGGGATAGGAGCGCGTGGTAATACCATGAACTGGAGGCAGGTAGGCAGTAAACCTAAATGCCCAATCTATAGGTTGAGATAAAATTTGTGCGTATCCTGTGTACAAGCCTGTTACGATACGGAGAGCAGCAAAGAATGTATCTATATGATGGATCGGATAGTTCGCGATATTTGAAAGCCCGTTTGTAACATCCCAAAAACCATTATTCTTAATATGCCAATTCTTAATTACAAATGCGTGGGTAGCAGAATCAGATACAAAATGATGAATACCTAGAGCAAGTCCACGATTTAGAACACGAGCCAGTTGAAAATCATCTGTCATCCGTACTATACTAAAACCATTATCAAATTGAATATTATCTGAGTCAAAGTTTAGTAAAAGAATTGGAATAAGAATATTGATGTTCAAATCATTGTGAAATATACTATTTTCTATCAATAAATACATGGGTAAAATAAGGCTTTCAGAAAAAGGATCATCCCTGTAGAGATGCATATACCTGTCTATAGTGTTGGTTATTAGCATAACAGCACTAATCTCGAAAAAATTAATACCTGCAATCATTGCGTGTTCTGGTACACCAAGATGTTTATAAAATTCATCTTTG from Herpetosiphonaceae bacterium harbors:
- a CDS encoding IS5 family transposase (programmed frameshift) → MPAKKLIDQPARRTRRYPTDMTDAEWQLIAPYLAPPTGPGAPRTVDMRAVVDALWYRLRTGCQWRMLPSDFPPWSTVYYYFRQWGDDGTWERINTALRQEVRRREGRDPEPSAAIIDSQSLKTTEVGGERGYDGGKKVTGRKRHIAVDTLGLLLVVVVHAASLSDTEGALDVGAKLRGRVPRLQLVWADQSYRQTMIAWFAHTLRCVVEIVARRPEPGFHVLPQRWKVERTFGWFNRSRLLSKEYDVYTEVSEYWVYLASIQLMMRRLARTSHNGQQAKLNC